A genomic stretch from Orcinus orca chromosome 14, mOrcOrc1.1, whole genome shotgun sequence includes:
- the NT5C2 gene encoding cytosolic purine 5'-nucleotidase isoform X5 codes for MSYRSMFQDVRDAVDWVHYKGSLKEKTVENLEKYVVKDGKLPLLLSRMKEVGKVFLATNSDYKYTDKIMTYLFDFPHGPKPGSSHRPWQSYFDLILVDARKPLFFGEGTVLRQVDTKTGKLKIGTYTGPLQHGIVYSGGSSDTICDLLGAKGKDILYIGDHIFGDILKSKKRQGWRTFLVIPELAQELHVWTDKSSLFEELQSLDIFLAELYKHLDSSSNERPDISSIQRRIKKVTHDMDMCYGMMGSLFRSGSRQTLFASQVMRYADLYAASFINLLYYPFSYLFRAAHVLMPHESTVEHTHVDINEMESPLATRNRTSVDFKDTDYKRHQLTRSISEIKPPNLFPLAPQEITHCHDEDDDEEEEEEEEE; via the exons ATGTCTTACCGGAGTATGTTCCAGGATGTAAGAGATGCGGTTGACTGGGTTCATTACAAG ggtTCCCTTAAGGAAAAGACAGTTGAAAATCTTGAGAAGTATGTAGTCAAAGAT GGAAAACTGCCTTTGCTTCTAAGCCGGATGAAGGAAGTAGGGAAAGTATTTCTTGCCACCAACAGTGACTATAAATACACAGAT aaaattatGACTTACCTGTTTGATTTCCCACATGGCCCCAAG CCTGGGAGCTCCCACCGACCATGGCAGTCCTACTTTGACCTCATCTTGGTGGACGCACGGAAACCACTCTTTTTTGGAGAAGGCACAGTACTGCGTCAGGTGGATACT AAAACTGGCAAGCTGAAGATTGGTACCTACACGGGCCCCTTGCAGCATGGCATTGTCTACTCTGGGG GTTCATCTGATACAATCTGTGATCTGTTGGGAGCCAAGGGCAAAGACATTTTATATATTGGAGATCACATTTTTGgggacattttaaaatcaaagaaacGGCAAGGGTGGCGAACTTTTTTGGTGATTCCTGAACTTGCACAGGAGCTGCATGTCTGGACTGATAAGAGTT CACTTTTCGAAGAGCTTCAGAGCCTGGATATTTTCTTGGCTGAACTCTACAA GCACCTTGACAGCAGCAGCAATGAGCGCCCAGACATTAGCTCCATCCAGAGACGTATTAAG AAAGTAACTCATGACATGGACATGTGCTACGGGATGATGGGAAGCCTGTTTCGCAGTGGCTCCCGGCAGACCCTCTTTGCCAGTCAGGTGATGCGCTATGCTGATCTCTATGCAGCATCGTTCATTAATCTGCTGTATTACCCGTTCAGCTACCTCTTCAGAGCTGCCCACGTCTTG ATGCCTCATGAGTCAACAGTGGAACACACACATGTAGATATCAATGAGATGGAGTCACCTCTTGCAACCCGGAACCGTACATCAGTGGATTTCAAAGATACCGACTACAAACGTCACCAGTTGACACGGTCGATTAGTGAGATTAAGCCCCCTAACCTCTTTCCACTGGCCCCCCAGGAAATTACACACTGccatgatgaagatgatgatgaagaggaagaggaggaagaggaagaatga